The stretch of DNA ACGGTCGAACTCCTTCTCCAAGTACCGCGTAAGCTCATCGGCCTTGTCGCCGAACAATTTTTTGAGCCGGGCGGCGAGTTGATTATCGAGGTCCGAATCGACCGACGTTTCAACACGCCCGTTCTCACTTTTCATCGCAAGCGTAAGCGTCATGTTCTTCACCGATGAAAGGGTGTCGCGTACGATGCCTGAGAATGCATCGAGGCGTTCGTTGGTATTGAATTCAAGATCGATACGCCTGAGCGCGACACGCACCACCGCATCGGACCGGTTCGAGGAGAACGTTACTCCGGCATCGGCGTTCGCTGTGCAGCTCCGCATGCGCATCGGAAGCCCATTGGCGCCGTTCCCGAGCACGAGATCGGCTATCGGCATGTCCTTTACTGTTATCTTGTATGAGTCGATCGATGCACCGCCGCGGCGATCGAACATCGCGGAAACATCCCCTGCCGCGTTGCGGTATGCGGGCACCATGACGGAAAGCTTCGCCGTCATCGGCATACCGGCATGGTCCTGATCGGAGGTGATATCGCGTATCTCGCCGGCGATGAAGGGCGATGTGAGCGCCTCGTCCGCGTATGCTTTTTCGTTGCAGGAGATGCGCATCACACCGATGCGGAACGAGGGATACGCCATCTCCCTGAGCGGGAATTCGATATCGTACCCGCGGGAACCGAATTTATTTTTTTGTATCGAGATGTTCTTCCGAACGTTCGGCGGTATGGTCTTATTGATGCGGTCAAGCCAGTACATGCCGTTAAAAAGCCTGCCCGTCACCTCGGGGCCGAACACCATTTCCGCAACATTACCGATCGATACGCCTTCGATATTGAGCTTCCGGAGCATGCCGTTATACTCATCGCGTGCCGCGCTCTGTGCGGCTTGAGTAAGCTGAGAAAGCGAGTCCATATCCGCATCGAGCGCACGTTTCTTCGCCGTCATATCATCGACGATGGTATCAAGTCGTTTCTTTGCGTCGGTGATCGCCGCTATCTTCGTGCGTGCATCTTCCTGTGCCTTGATGAGGTTCGAGGTATCGAGCTTCGTATCGAGCGACTTCACCTTCTCCACCGCAGCGGCCGCCTGTTTCCCGTAGTCCATCGCGCCCACCGCGGTCTTCCATTTCTATGTAACACCCGTACTGGACGCCTCGAGGGAGCGGTCATCCTTTACTGATGCGAGTTCCCCCTTGAGCAGCGAATCTATCTCAAGCTTCTTCTTCGCAGTATCCATCGCCCCCTCGGCGAACGACGGGCGCCGTGATGCTTCCGGTTTCTTTGCAGCAGCCGATCTCGTACGCCATACCCTGCCGTCGTAACGGCGTTTCGTGTTCAATCGGATGTTCTCGACAGCCGCTACGTCAATGATGGTTTTCGATTCGAGGAGCGCATTCAAGTTCAGCGCCAGCCGTATACGGCCGATATCGACGATATTGTTCTGCGTGTTGTTCACATCGGTCACTTCAAGCCGCGTAAGATCGACCGAAATATCGTGGATGCGTACCGTCGCTGCGCCGACATCTACCTTGGCACCGACAAGCGCGGTACCGCCCGTCTCTATCGCCCACTTTACAAGCAGCGGTGAACACAGTATTTCAAGGGATATCGTTCCGACTGAACCGATGACAAGTATTATTACATTGATCCAATTCATCGTGCGCCCCCTGCGGTAACGCTCACCACCGAGCCCGTTTTCTTTTTTGGCCTCAGGAACGGGATCTTATCGCGCACCTTGTCCCGGTAGAATATATACGCCTTTTTTCCGCCCAGGAACATCGGTAGAAATCCGATAATACCGACAAGGAAGCCGCCCATGACGGCCGTATTGTAGAATTTCGTTTGCGGGACTATGGGGATGTTCCGGAGCTTCGCCCAAAGCGGGACAAGGAAAGGAATATCCATGAGGACAAAAGCCCCGAGCGGAACGACAGCAGGCTCAACGGCGACCGCGATGATCTTAAAGAGGAAGAGACTTAAAAAACCGGCAGCCTTATTCACCTTGATGACGAAGAATATCACGAATATGACCACGGACAACAATGAAACCGGCTGAAAGGCCATGACAAAACCGAACGCAATGGCAAGCCCCACCTCTGTCGGATTCTGGTCCTTTTTGAGCAGGTCCATGAGATGTTTGAAGATATTCAGGATATCGAGCATCGTCGCCCCCTTTGGGTTTAACTTCAGCGCAAGTATACACCCAATTCGACGCGTCATCAAGTCGATAGTAGAACTGTCGCGAAAATAGAGAACAGCGGGTTGCAACCCGCTGTTTCGTTATTCCTGGGTATGGCACACACCTGGCTGCCCCCCCCCTGCCTTGCTCTGGATTAATTTGAACTACCGCTATATAAATACTTTCGATACCCGAAAACAGACTTGCGGGACGGAACACATGGAAACAACGACGTTCTATATCTCCCCCACCGGCAATGATCGCTGGTCGGGTTCTCTCGATGCGCCCACTGCGGCAAAAACCGATGGCCCGTTCGCATCGATACCCCGTGCGCTGAAAGCGGTACGCGAGGAACACAGCCGCGGCACACTCGTATCACCGGCCGTGATATATCTTCGCGGCGGGACATACCGGATACGCGAGACCATTGTGCTGACAATGGCTGATTCCGTGCCGGTTACCCTGCGTGCGTACGAGAACGAAACGCCTGTCATCGACGGCGGAGAATGCATAACCGGTTTCTCAGCCGAAAAGATCAACGGGCATGATGTGTGGACTGCCTCCATACCGCAGGGGAATACCGGCTGGTATTTCCGGGAGCTCTTCGTCAACGGACAACGGCGTCCGCGGGCGCGCCTCCCGAAGGTCGGCCCGACACCAAGCGAACGGGGTTTTTTCTGGATGGAGAGTGTTCCCGATATCACGTTGCAGGCGGAGCTCTTCGACGGGAGCCGGCGGTTTCAGGCAAAAAAAGGTGATATGCGCCCCTGGAAGAACATCACGGATGCAGAGATAGTCGTTCTTCATTATTGGACAGAAGAGCGTATGCCGATAGCCTCGTTCGATGACGCCTCCGGTATAGTGACATCAGAGCGCCGAAGCATTTTTGCGCTTAAGGATGATTTCAAACCGCAATGGGCGAAATACTACATCGACAATATCATCGAAGGCCTCACCGAACCGGGCGAATGGTATCTCGATAAAGAAGCATCAAAACTCTATTACTATCCGCGTCCCGGTGAAACGCCTGAGAACACCGAGATAGCCGCTCCGCGCGTAACAGCCCTCATGCGCTTCGACGGTGATCCCGACACGAACCGTTTCATCGAGAACATAACGCTCCGCGGCATCACGTTCCGGCATGCGGACTGGATAATGCCGCGCGGGGGCGCGCCGGTGCACGACAAAGTCCCCGACATCGAGTATGCGGCTTCCGCGCAGGGGGCATCGCATGCGGGCGGCGCGATAGAGATGACCGGCACACGCGGCTGCGCGTTCGAGGACTGTACCGTGGAACATGTCGGGCTCTATGCGTTCAATATCATGGATGGCTGCATCGGCAATCGATTCGCGCGCAATACGATGAGCGACCTCGGCGCGGGCGGTATAAAGCAGACGGGATCTCGCGCGGAAGGGCCGACAGTACGACGCACGGGGAACAGCGTTATCGCGGACAATCACATCCATCACGGCGGGCAGGTATTCCACAGCGCCACCGGCATCATGCTCATGGATACGTTCGGCAATGAAGTATCACGCAATCATATACATGACTTCTATTATTCCGGCATATCAAGCGGATGGGTATGGGGATTCGCCGACAGCGTATCGAAAGACAATCACTTCATCGACAATCATATTCATGATCTCGGCTTCGGATGGCTCTCCGACATGGGCGGCATCTATCTCCTCGGCGTGCAGCCCGGGACCATCGTCCGCGGGAACATCATTTACAATATCGAGAACGCTAATTACGGCGGCTGGGGCATCTATCTTGACGAAGGAAGCGCGCATGTCATCGTGGAGAACAATATCTGCCATCACACCGCATGCGAGCCGTTCCACATGCATTATGGAAGGGAATGCATCGTGCGAAACAATATCTTCATCGCGGAGAAAACCGCGGCGATAGCGCTCGGGCGCGAAGGAACGGAAGTATCGCTCACCATCGAACGGAATATCCTCATCGTGAACGGCACACCGATATACGCCGGCGGCTACGGCACGGATATCCGTAAACGCGTCATCATCGCCGATGCGAACTGTCTTTGGGATGTGCGCGGCAAACTTCCGGTGATCGCAGGGAATGCAGCGGGCAAAGAGCCGAAGGACGGCATCGATCTTGCCGCGTGGCGCGCGCAGGGAAATGATATTCACACCGTTATCGCCGATCCGAAGATCATCTGGCGCGATGGGAAACCGTGCGCCGCTGCGGATTCTCCGGCATTATCGACAGGGTTCCGTCCGTTCACAACATGATAACCCTCCGCGTCCTCGATATCGGCCGAACGGAAACATCGTACCGCGCTGTTTATGAACCGCCGACGATGTATACGCGCATTGAGCTCGCCGTTGCCGGAAGCGCACGCTTTACCGCAGGTGAGCCGCTCGTGCTGAAAAAAGGCATGATCGGTATTTTTCCGCCGGGGACGTTCCGCATCGAATTCCCTGACCGTACCTACCGCTCGGTATTCATTCACACGATGATGCTTCCGCCGCTGCATCGGCCTATCGCACTGCCGATCAATCGTTATTCGACCGCGGGAAAGATATTCACCCTGCTAACATCCATGCCGTCAGGAACGGACCGCTCGGTGATAGCACGGCTTGCCGAATCGCTCCTCACCGAAGTGAACCGTACGGAAAAGATATTCCCCGGCGCTGATACGCGCATGGCCGCCGTCATGCGTCACATCATCGATTCGGAAGGCCGCACATCGGTAGCCATGCTCGCCGGGATTACGGCGCTGCACCCGAAATATTTCATGAAAGCGTTCAAGCGTGAATTCGGCATGACCGCTGAAGCATGCATCGACACCGAACGGCTCGCGACCGCGCGCAGATCCCTTTCAGAGAGCCGCTCCGTGCCGGAGACCGCAGAACGCGCCGGGTTCAGTAATGAGAAATCGTTCGGCAGATTCTTCAAGCGCCGAACCGGGATAACGCCCGGCGAATTCCGCAGCATGCATAAGGTGCCGTCGATATGCGTACCGCGTATACGCGCATCCGACCTCGCGCATGCTCCGTGGGATGAAGGAACCCTCCTCGACCGATGGTTCACCATCTACGAAGCGACGCCGTATGAAAAAAAGATCACCGGACGCATCATGCACGATACGTCCCATCTTTATGTACGCATCGAGGAGCGCTGCGACACATCGCGTCTGATAGCGGACACGACAATACATAACGGCGATGACTGGGAGATAATGTTCGGTCCGCGGCGCGATCATCCGTACCGATACATCAAGGCATCGCCCGACGGAAGGATAGAACGCCTTATCCGCGACGGTACGGGGAACCGGCCATGGCGGAGGAATGTTCCCGTCATCATCGAGAGAAAGCGGCATGCATGGTCCATCGCCGCACGGATACCGCTCTCCGACATCGCATTCGAAAAGAACGGACGTACCGTCGTCTACGGGAATCTTTTCCGGCAGCGCTATCACGGGACGCATATCGCCCTCGCAAGCACCCTGAGTTTCTCCTTCCATACGCCGTCGCGCTTTGCGTACTTCGAACTCGCATGAATGCTGAGGTTACTTTGGGCAACCATTATATTACCGGCAATTCCTTGACAAAGGGGCTGAGAGCGCTCATAGTATAGGTACGAACCGGGAGGACGCATGACGCCGATACGAACGATATCCATCCTTATCGCTGCTGCATGCATATGCAATGCGCAGATGCTTTCCATTAAACAGGCGAACCGATCATCAAAGAACCACAACGCTCAGTACAAGGCCGATGCACCGCTCATACTTGCCGAAAATGGCACTTGGAAAGCAGTGATCGTTGTTCCGAGCGATGCAACGCCTACGGCACGCACAGCAGCCAATGAAATGAAGGCGGTCCTTGAACGCATCATTGCCGCGCCTATCGCAATCTCAGATACTCTCGTTGACGGAAAAGTGAATATACTCCTCGGAGAGAACAGCATATCATCGCCGCTTGCCCCCGGCATCGCCGCCCTCCCCCGAGACGGCTTCATCATTCGTCACATCCGTACATCCGCCGACATCATCATTATCGCAGGGCATGACGACGCCGCGAGCGACCCAGGATCCGTGATGCGCCAGAACACGTTCTGGAACTGGTTCAGGGAAAAAGGCACGCTCTTCGGCGCGTACGATTTCCTCGAACGCTTCTGCGGTGTCGGCTTCTTCTATCCCGATGAAACGGGAACACCGGTGCCGCGCTGTTCGGGCATTACGGTGCCGTCCATGGACATCCAGGAAGCGCCCGATCTCGAGGAACGCATGTGGACATACGGATTCCCCTCATTCGTCACGCAAGACAAGAAAATGGCCTTCCACGGCACGGATACTATCGCATGGCTGAACCGCGAGCGTCTTATGTACCGCCATGACACATTACGTATCCCCTACGGGCACGGTATACGCATGTTCAATCTCAACAAACGGTTCGCGGCAACACGCCCGGAATATTTCTCGCTACTCCCCAACGGCAGGCGCGACCTGGAGACCGGCGAATGCAGAGGGCATCTTTGCCTCATGAACCCGGAACTTGAGGACACCATTGTGCTCGATGCGATATCCTTCCTCAAAGGCGAAGCGCCGACGGTTCGGGATATGCAGTATCAGAACCCGGCAGTATGGCCGATATCGCTTACGCCGGGATATATACCCGTCATGCTCGAGGACGGCTTTGGTCCCGATAATTTCTGCCGCTGCCCGAACTGTACGCCGTTCAATAGAGCGAATGGGAATCACAGCGATTATGTCTTCGGCTTCTATTCGCGCATCGCAAAGCGCATCAAGGAAAGCGGTCTTCCGGGCACGGTGACGACCATGGCGTATTCGACCTATAAGTCGCTGCCGTCATTCGATCTTCCGGATAATATGCTTCTTCAAGTCGCCACCCCCGGGCCGTGGGCGGAAACGGGACGTGCATTTCAGAAAGCTGAGGAGGAGAACATTCGCGATTGGAATAAAAAGCTCGGCGGTGAACGCGCGGTTTCGCTCTGGACATACATGAACGATTTCGGGAACAAGGTGCCCGCAGGCATCCCTGCTGTCAGTCCGAGGCTTGTCGTCTCATATTTCAAGCGTGTCGGCCCGATGGTGCGCGGTGCATTCGTCGAATCGGAGATAAGCTACCGATTTTATCATTATCTCAATTGGTATGCGTTCGGAAAAGCCGCATGGGACAACAGCATCGACGCAGAGACGCTCCTCGCCGATCATCACGCGAAGATGTTCGGCCCTGCCGCCGCCCCGATGGCAAAGGCATACGACCTCATCGAAAAGCTCTGGACGTCGTGCCTGCAGGGCTATGAGAACACCGTGGTAGGACCGGTGCTGAAAACGCCGTACGAGTCTGATATGTGGGAAACGATATTCAGTTCAGAAAGGATGAACGAACTTGATGCACTCGTCAAAGAGGCTGAGTCGCTTGCAAGGAACGATGCTGGCGCACTCGCCCGAGTCCGCTACATCGGGGAGCACCTCATCGGCGCTGTCGCCCGATACCGCAATGCATTCCTGGCGACACGGCGGGAATCGGAAGACCTTGTCGTTCATTCGTTGAGCACGCCGGATGATATACGCATCGACGGCTCGCTCGATGAAGCGGCATGGCTCGCGAAACCGGTCTATCTCGTACCGCTCAAACGCACGGATGACCCGAATGCGCTGACCGCCGTACGCACAGCATGGTCGGACAAGCATCTCTCTATCGCCTTTGTCTGCGACGAGGGCAGCTTCGATGACGTATCGGTTATCAAACGCACCAATGATGACGGATCGATTTGGCAGGATAACTCAGTAGAGCTGTTCATCGGTCCCGCGGGGGAGCGCCGGTATTTCCATATCGCAGTGAACAGCGCAGGCAGCATATCGGACTGGGCGGTGGACGGCATCAAAAAGGATATCGCCTGGAACAGCGGCGCACGCATCGGCATTACACACGACGGCGAGCGATGGACGGCGGAGATAGCAATACCATTCGACGCCATCGGCGGAAAGCCCGAAAGCGGATGCATAGTAAATTTCTGCCGATCCCGCATCATGCTCAAGAGTAAAAAGCTCGATCAGCTCTCGACATGGTCACCGTTCCTGAAAGGCGGTTTCCATGAGCCTGAAAAATTCGGGAAGATGCTTTTCGTCAAGGACGCATCAACACTACCCGACGACGGCAATCTCCTCGCCAACGGCAGTTTTGAGAACGGCGACGGCACCGAGGGATGGAAATTCGCCGAGGGGTGCTCCGTTGACACAGCAACGTTCCGTGACGGGCGTCGATGCGCCCGGTTCACGCTCCAGGAATTCAAGGATGCCCAGACACGCTCATCGCATCCGCTTCCCGACCTGAAGCCGAACACCGAATAT from Spirochaetota bacterium encodes:
- a CDS encoding TIGR03546 family protein → MLDILNIFKHLMDLLKKDQNPTEVGLAIAFGFVMAFQPVSLLSVVIFVIFFVIKVNKAAGFLSLFLFKIIAVAVEPAVVPLGAFVLMDIPFLVPLWAKLRNIPIVPQTKFYNTAVMGGFLVGIIGFLPMFLGGKKAYIFYRDKVRDKIPFLRPKKKTGSVVSVTAGGAR
- a CDS encoding right-handed parallel beta-helix repeat-containing protein, translating into METTTFYISPTGNDRWSGSLDAPTAAKTDGPFASIPRALKAVREEHSRGTLVSPAVIYLRGGTYRIRETIVLTMADSVPVTLRAYENETPVIDGGECITGFSAEKINGHDVWTASIPQGNTGWYFRELFVNGQRRPRARLPKVGPTPSERGFFWMESVPDITLQAELFDGSRRFQAKKGDMRPWKNITDAEIVVLHYWTEERMPIASFDDASGIVTSERRSIFALKDDFKPQWAKYYIDNIIEGLTEPGEWYLDKEASKLYYYPRPGETPENTEIAAPRVTALMRFDGDPDTNRFIENITLRGITFRHADWIMPRGGAPVHDKVPDIEYAASAQGASHAGGAIEMTGTRGCAFEDCTVEHVGLYAFNIMDGCIGNRFARNTMSDLGAGGIKQTGSRAEGPTVRRTGNSVIADNHIHHGGQVFHSATGIMLMDTFGNEVSRNHIHDFYYSGISSGWVWGFADSVSKDNHFIDNHIHDLGFGWLSDMGGIYLLGVQPGTIVRGNIIYNIENANYGGWGIYLDEGSAHVIVENNICHHTACEPFHMHYGRECIVRNNIFIAEKTAAIALGREGTEVSLTIERNILIVNGTPIYAGGYGTDIRKRVIIADANCLWDVRGKLPVIAGNAAGKEPKDGIDLAAWRAQGNDIHTVIADPKIIWRDGKPCAAADSPALSTGFRPFTT
- a CDS encoding helix-turn-helix domain-containing protein, whose translation is MITLRVLDIGRTETSYRAVYEPPTMYTRIELAVAGSARFTAGEPLVLKKGMIGIFPPGTFRIEFPDRTYRSVFIHTMMLPPLHRPIALPINRYSTAGKIFTLLTSMPSGTDRSVIARLAESLLTEVNRTEKIFPGADTRMAAVMRHIIDSEGRTSVAMLAGITALHPKYFMKAFKREFGMTAEACIDTERLATARRSLSESRSVPETAERAGFSNEKSFGRFFKRRTGITPGEFRSMHKVPSICVPRIRASDLAHAPWDEGTLLDRWFTIYEATPYEKKITGRIMHDTSHLYVRIEERCDTSRLIADTTIHNGDDWEIMFGPRRDHPYRYIKASPDGRIERLIRDGTGNRPWRRNVPVIIERKRHAWSIAARIPLSDIAFEKNGRTVVYGNLFRQRYHGTHIALASTLSFSFHTPSRFAYFELA
- a CDS encoding DUF4838 domain-containing protein → MTPIRTISILIAAACICNAQMLSIKQANRSSKNHNAQYKADAPLILAENGTWKAVIVVPSDATPTARTAANEMKAVLERIIAAPIAISDTLVDGKVNILLGENSISSPLAPGIAALPRDGFIIRHIRTSADIIIIAGHDDAASDPGSVMRQNTFWNWFREKGTLFGAYDFLERFCGVGFFYPDETGTPVPRCSGITVPSMDIQEAPDLEERMWTYGFPSFVTQDKKMAFHGTDTIAWLNRERLMYRHDTLRIPYGHGIRMFNLNKRFAATRPEYFSLLPNGRRDLETGECRGHLCLMNPELEDTIVLDAISFLKGEAPTVRDMQYQNPAVWPISLTPGYIPVMLEDGFGPDNFCRCPNCTPFNRANGNHSDYVFGFYSRIAKRIKESGLPGTVTTMAYSTYKSLPSFDLPDNMLLQVATPGPWAETGRAFQKAEEENIRDWNKKLGGERAVSLWTYMNDFGNKVPAGIPAVSPRLVVSYFKRVGPMVRGAFVESEISYRFYHYLNWYAFGKAAWDNSIDAETLLADHHAKMFGPAAAPMAKAYDLIEKLWTSCLQGYENTVVGPVLKTPYESDMWETIFSSERMNELDALVKEAESLARNDAGALARVRYIGEHLIGAVARYRNAFLATRRESEDLVVHSLSTPDDIRIDGSLDEAAWLAKPVYLVPLKRTDDPNALTAVRTAWSDKHLSIAFVCDEGSFDDVSVIKRTNDDGSIWQDNSVELFIGPAGERRYFHIAVNSAGSISDWAVDGIKKDIAWNSGARIGITHDGERWTAEIAIPFDAIGGKPESGCIVNFCRSRIMLKSKKLDQLSTWSPFLKGGFHEPEKFGKMLFVKDASTLPDDGNLLANGSFENGDGTEGWKFAEGCSVDTATFRDGRRCARFTLQEFKDAQTRSSHPLPDLKPNTEYVITYFIRTKDVELKPGARYAGGFVNIWSGLNHWFPINAYEPTKSYQGSRPWTKESYVFKTGEKITPCDVKFGFHPAKGTMWIDDIRVREKR